A segment of the Deefgea piscis genome:
CGTTCCCAGCTTCCAAATTAGCCAGCCAAGCGTCAGCCTCATCTAAAGTCACATGCAACCCATTTTCTTGATAAGCATGCCAAGCTTGCATGCCTTCTTGACGAAAAGCCTCTCGCTTCTCCTCACGTTCAACATACTGATTAATCGCCTCCCGCATTATCCAATGTGACGTACGATGGCGAGACTCCGCAAGACGCTTAATGCGCTCACGAATATCAAAATCGATTTTTACTGCAACAGCTTTAGTGGCAGCGGCGGTCATGGCAGCACCTTAAAGTATAAAAAGGTAATACCTTATTATACTGATAAGTTACTCGGGTGCAATCACTTGTTGTACAAGCGACAAGTAGAGGCACTAAGTTTTAGTAAGAGCATGCTTCGCCAGCAAACGCACAACCGTAGAAGGATGCACCTGAAATAGTCGTGCGGCATCTGCGCCGCTCTTTTGGCCAGAAGATACCAGGCTAATAATTTCAGTTTGCTGTTGCTTGGTCAGCTTGGGGCGACGACCACC
Coding sequences within it:
- a CDS encoding CopG family ribbon-helix-helix protein, whose product is MTAAATKAVAVKIDFDIRERIKRLAESRHRTSHWIMREAINQYVEREEKREAFRQEGMQAWHAYQENGLHVTLDEADAWLANLEAGNDVEPPECHV